CAACAATCGTTGACGCTGGCCGCCGGAAATTCTATCGTTAAGCTGTTTGCGGATGTCATCCAGGTGGCACAGGTCGATCAGCGCTTCGATGTCATGGGCGTAGTGGTAAAGCGCGTGGAAGGTCTTCAGCGTCTCCTGCACGGTCATGAACCCCATCAGGGCCGTCTGCTGAAACATGATGCCGATCTCTTCACGGAACGAGGCGGCGCGGGGTTTGCCCCGATAGCGCACCTCGCCGGAGCTGGGAGGGATGATATCCTCGATGATCTCGATGAGCGTGGTTTTGCCTGCACCGTTGGGGCCGAGCAGTCCGAAACAGACGCCGGCCGGGACCGACATGTCGAGGTGGTCCACGGCGGTTAAAGATCCGTAATGTTTCGAAACGTCGATCGCTTCAATGATAGGGGGACCGCTCATAAGACGCCAGTGCATTTTAGGGTTGCAATACGTTCACATCGATCTTGATGGATTCGTCAAAAAACTTTTGCCGAACGGCGCCGTAAGAAGTTTAAGGTCAAGGCGTGCGAAATTCCGTGTCCTGAGTCGAACTTGTCGTACGCCGCAAGGACCGCGGGATGAGCGCAACGCAGATATTGGGCTTCTTACGGTGCCGTAAATCCTGTCACAGGAGGTAAGCCACATGAGCCAAACCTTGTTCCGCGCCATGGTCGTGGAAGAAACCGCCGACCATCGTTATACCAGCAGCATCCAGTCCCGAGCGGTGTCTGATTTACCCAAAGGAGAGGTATTAATCAAGGTGCATTATTCATCGCTGAACTACAAAGATGCCCTCTCCGCCAACGGCAACAAGGGCGTCACGCGGCGATATCCGCACACCCCGGGAATCGATGCGGCCGGCGAGGTGGCCGACAGCACGAGTGACGACTTTGCCATCGGCGAACCGGTCTTAGTCACCGGGTACGACTTGGGCATGAACACCTCCGGCGGGTTGGCGGAGTATATCCGCGTGCCGGCCAGTTGGGTGGTCCGCTTGCCCGAGGGCATGACCCTGAAACAGAGCATGATATATGGAACGGCGGGGTTTACGGCCGCCCTGAGCCTGCTCAAACTCGAAGAGAGCGGCATTACCCCCCAAAGCGGCGACATCCTGGTCACCGGTGCCAGCGGCGGGGTGGGCAGCCTGGCCGTGGGCATTTTGGCCACAGCCGGCTATTCGGTGGTGGCCGCTTCGGGTAAGGCGGCGGCCGCCGATTTGCTCACCCGCATGGGCGCCAAGGAGATCCTGGGACGCAGCTCGGTCATCGACACTTCGGGCAAGCCGTTGTTGCGCACGCGATTTGCCGGGGCCATCGATACGGTGGGCGGTGATATCCTTTCGTTCGCCCTGCGATCGGTCCAATACGGCGGCGCTGTCACCTGCTGCGGCAACGTGGCTTCTCCCGAACTGCACCTCACGGTCTACCCGTTCATCCTGAGAAGCATCAGCCTGTTTGGCATCGATTCGGCCGAATGTCCCATGCCCCTGCGCAAAGCCGTTTGGGAACGCCTGGCCGGCGACTGGCATTTGAGCGCCTTGGACAACCTGACGACGGAGATCACCCTGGAGGCGGTCCCCGAGCATTTCGATGCCATGCTCAAGGGGCAACACATGGGGCGTTGCGTCGTGAAATTTCAACCGTGATGAACGCTAAAGGCGGTGCCAGGTCACGCACGCCCACGTGTCTGAAAGGAGCTTTGCGACTCATGCGTTGGAGTTTTTCTATCCGGTGGGACTGGTGGGCGCTCCGGACGGCCCGGAAACTCGCATGCGCTCAAACAGTCCGGGCCGCTTTTCCTCCGCTGCACCCGACCGGCACCAACACGACATGCGAACGAGGGAGCAGATCGCCCACCAGTCCCACCTCCTCCTTTGAAGGATTCGACATCAGGCCGTTATGCCGTGATAGTGATCATTTTGTTGCATAGAAATTCACGCGGGACCATGACGATGGCAAACGTCGGGAGCAAAAACTAATTTTAAATACTTGATTCCGCGTGAAGTTCACATCGGGGTATCAGTTCTATTTGAATGTGACTCACCCAGAAGGGCATGCTTTCCAGAGGTTGATTGATGAAAAAATTCGCTTGGCAATGTTTATGGCAGGCCTGGGTGGGGCAGGTGGCCAGGGCCACGTGAGCCATGCGGTTTAGTGCCGCTTGAATGCAAACGGCGGACAAGTGGCCCAGACTGTTTGAGCGCAGCGAGTTTCTGGGCCGCCCGCCGTGCATTTTACCGGCACTTGACCGCTTGGCGGGTGGCATCGGTCACCTGCCCCACCCAGGCCGGATTTAATGAATAGTGATCATTTAAACATTTAAACTAGATATATTAATTTATCATACTGATATGTTTGACTTTGAAACCGTCATCGACAGGTCGAACTCGGACAGCCACAAGTGGCAAAAGTACAGTGGCCGGGACGTCATCCCCATGTGGGTGGCCGATATGGATTTTCCATCGCCACCGGCCATCGTCGATGCACTCCGCCGCAGAATCGATCACGCCATATTCGGATATGGCAGCCCTTCACCGCAACTCAAGGAGGCCGTCATTGCCTATCTCCATGAGAGCTATTCCTGGGATGTCTCCGGGGATTGGATCGTGTGGCTTCCCGGCTTGGTGACGGGCCTGAATGTGGCCTGTCGCAGCTGGGGCCGGCCGGGCGCCGGCATAATGACCGCCCTGCCCGTCTACCCGCCTTTTTTGACGGCACCAGGACTTGCAGGCAAGCGACTGCGGACAACCCGGCTTTCTTTCGAAGACCAACACTGGCAATTCGATTGGGATGCGCTGCAAAATACCATCGACGCCCGGACCGCCATGTTTCTCCTCTGTTCGCCGCACAATCCCACGGGCAGGGTGTGGACCCGCGCCGAGCTTGAAACCCTGTCCGCCATGTGCCTGAAATCGGGAATGGTGATCTGCTCGGATGAGATCCACTGCGACCTGGTGCTGGAACCGGGATGCCGCCACATTCCCACCGCCACCATCGATCCTGAGGTGGCCGATCGTACGATTACATTGATGGCACCGAGCAAGACCTATAACATTCCAGGACTCGGATGCGCCTTTGCCATCGTCTCCAACCCTAAACTGCGCATGCGGTTCAAGCGGGCCATGGCCGGCATCGTGCCCCACGTCAATGTATTGGGCTTCGTGGCTGCCCAGGCCGCTTATCAGCACGGCAAACCTTGGCTGGCGGCCGTCATCGACTATTTGCGGCGGAATCGGGACCAGGTCGTCGATCGGGTACGCCAATGGCCGGGCGTCACAATGGGGCCGGTCGAGGCGACTTACCTGGCCTGGATGGACATGCGGGCCCTGGGTGGAAAAAATGTCGCTGAGCGATTCGAAGAAGCGGGAGTCGGGCTGTCCGATGGCGCGGCATTCGGCGCGCCGGGCTTCGTTCGGCTGAACTTCGGCTGTTCCCGCAACTTGCTGGTCGAGGCCCTGGCCCGTATGACCCGTGCCATCGAGAAGTGGGATATCCCATGTTCCGCCATCGACAGCAATTTTGACTGAATGTGATTCGCCTTGAAGGGCATGGATGACAGAAGTTGTTTGATAAAAAATTCGCATCGAAACGGCCATGGCAGGCGTGTGTGGGGCAGGTGGCCAGGGCCACGTGAGCCAGAGGTCGTAGAGCCAGTTGAATGCAGACGGCGGACAAGCGGCCCAGACTGTTTGAGCGCAGCGAGTTTCTGGGCCGCCCGCCGTGCATTTTACTGGCTCTTGACCGCTTGGCGTGTGGCATCGGCCACCTGTTCCACACACGCCGGGTTTAATGAATTGCATTCAGATAGAATAGCTGGCCCATCGACAAGGTTGTTGACAACTGACTTGAAATAATCGAAAAAATAATTCCGTAAGCAGGTAACGGGGTCCCGCGTCCTTGCCGGCGCAGGTCAATAGGACTTAGGATAAATTGCGACGAGAGAGGCAGTGTCATGTATTTCATAGGCAATTTTCAGTACTTGTCCAATCAGCAGAGCGAGTCCGAAACCGAACGGCGACACGGCGTTTTTTCGATGATGGTCCAGGCCGGCACCTCGCGGGAGGCGCTTGAAAAGTTCCGCGATCGATTGACCGCCTTTCGTCAATCCTCTTCTTTTTTCGAAGGCAGCTGCAATATTTTCATCAGCCAGCTCCTGGAATTCGACCAGGTGCCGAGAGATCATGCGACCATGTTGAACTTCCGATCCTATGCCGGTGACCCGATGATGCCGTTTATCGGTTGTATCGTGCCCACAGAGGCAAACAACTCGTGCACAATTCACGAATGGAAAGAGGATCACCCCACCACGGAGGGGCGTGCGGACAATCTCTTCCTGACTTTCGAGGCATAACCCGAAGGGAAGTCCCGCTCTTCGATGGCAAAGACAAGATGAGCCAACCCGCATACATTCAACTCGGCGACGACAATCTGCGAGCCAAAGCGCAGAAGGCGGCACAGGCCATGTCGTGCTGCACCCTGTGCCCCCGCGAGTGTCGGGTCAATCGCAATGAGGGCGAGACTGGTTTCTGCCGGACCGGAAAACTGGCCCTGGTTTCCAGCTATAACGCCCATTTCGGTGAAGAGGCCCCCCTGGTCGGCCAGAACGGATCGGGCACCATCTTCTTCACGCACTGCAACCTGCGCTGCAATTTCTGTCAGAACTTCGAAATCAGTCACCTGGGACAAGGGGTGGAGGTGACCGGTCGGCAGCTGGCCGACATCATGCTCCATCTCCAGGAGGAGGGGTGCCACAACATCAATTTCGTCACCCCGAGCCATGTGGTTCCCCAGATTTTGGCCGCCACCCTGCTCGCAGCCAGAAACGGCCTTTCGATTCCCCTGGTTTACAACACGGGCGGTTACGACAAGGTGGAAACATTGGCGCTGCTCGACGGGGTGATCGATATCTACATGCCGGATTTCAAATTCTGGGACAATGCCGTCGCTGAAAAGACTTGCCAGGCGCCCGACTATCGTGAGGTGGCCTGCGCTGCGCTTCGGGAGATGTATCGCCAGGTCGGGGATCTCGAGATGGACGAAAACAACCTCGCGCGCCGGGGCCTTCTGGTGCGCCATCTCGTGCTGCCCGGCGGCCTGGCCGGCACCCGTGAAGTGATGCGCTTTATCGCCCAAGAAATCTCCAAGCGCACCTATGTCAACATCATGCCCCAATACAGACCATGCGGCCTTGCCGGCCAGGTGGCGGAGTTGGCCAGGTCGCTGTCTCCCAACACATTCCGGGCGGCGGTACAGGCCGCCATCGAGGAGGGCGTCACCCGCCTGGACAACCGCAGGCCCATATTTTTTAAAAAATGAAAATAAGGAGCGTATCATGACCGCGATCATCAAGTGGCTTATGGCCATCGTCCTGTTGACGATCACCACTGCCGATGCTCAAACCGAAACACCACGGGTGCGTATGGAAACTTCCAAGGGCGCTATTGTCATTGCCCTGGATCCCCAAGCGGCTCCGAAGACCGTTGCCAATTTTCTTGCCTATGTGGAGAGCGGGTTTTACGACAACACCATTTTTCATCGGGTCATCAAAGGCTTCATGATCCAGGGCGGCGGATTTGAGGCGGATATGCGCCAGAAGCGCACCCAGGCGGCCATCGTGAATGAAGCCGACAACCGCCTGAAGAACTTGGCCGGCACCATCGCCATGGCCCGCACGTCGGCACCCCACTCCGCCACCTCCCAATTTTTCATCAACACCGTGGACAACGCCTTTCTCGACTTCAAAAGAAAAACCAACAGAGAGTATGGCTATTGCGTGTTCGGCCGAGTCGTAGAAGGCATGGAGGTCGTAAAAGCCATCGAAAATGTGGCCACCGCCATGAGGGGCGGCCACCGGGACGTGCCCGTCGAACCGGTCATCATCCAGAAAACGGCATTGGTTACCCAGCAACTTCAACCCAGTCAGCCGGAAGAACCGACACAGAAAAAAGAATAACCGCCCAAAACCATAAAGCCCATGCACACATTAAAAGCTTGACACGGCGTGCATCCGGAGATTAGTTTTGTCATATATAAACACCATCGATTCCCACAGTGATATAGCTGCTGAGCGCACCTCTAAACTACGCCACAAACGCGTCATCCGAAACCGAGCATCGGTTGATGCGTATCCTGTTTGAGCTAAAAATTTCCTTTGAGTTCTGCTCAGAACAGAGAACCGCCTGCACGGGCACGGAAATCAACACAGGTCCCACCGGGACCAGACGGTCAACGCCATGGAAAAAGACCGACGCCGACATAAACGCTATTCGCTCAACCATCGCGTATTCGCGATCGTCCGATCCGATGCGCACGCACTTGAGCGCATCGACGACATGAGCAAAGGCAAGCTCGGTATGGCGATCATCAAATCGAACCCGATGCGTATGGGCGAGATCCTGGATATCAGCCGCAGCGGGCTCTCTTTTCGCTACATCGCCACGAGTCGCATCCTGACCAGCCCCTGTGAAATGGACATTCTCTGCAGCGACGGCCATTACCACCTGAGCCGGCTTCCGATCCAGACCGTGAAAGACACCTTCATCGCACCGGAGTCGCCTTTCGAAGTTTTGAAAATGAAACGCCTGACCGTCAAATTCGGCGGGCTGACGAATCGACAAAAAAACAAGCTGAATCAACTCCTCGAGAACATTTCAACAGGGAGACGGGGAAAAATTGGGGCAAACAAGCGCGGGGTAGCAGGACCGATCAGCACCAACATGTAGCTTCCACTATCCCATGGCCTTCTGGCGATCGCCATATCCACCGAAACCATCCGGTGGTCACGGCCGGAGGGAAAGGCCGTGAATCTTTCATGTTGTTGGCTCAAAATGGCTGCTACCCCACGCTTGTTCCTATTTCGTGTCCGTCCACTACCCAGCATCAATTTCCCAATCGATCTTGCCGCTGCGTTGCATCTTCGAATAAATCTTCTGGCGGGCCAGGGCCGCAGCCTTCAACGGCGCCACCTGCCCGTCCACATAATCGTAGACCTTGGCGCGTTCAACCCCTTCCGATGGCCTCAACACGCGACCCAGATACTGAATGATACGGCCGCTGAAACGCACCGGAGTGGCCAGAAAGAGGGTCGACAGCCGGGGGCAGTCGAACCCTTCCCCAATCAGCTGGCCTGTGGCAACGAGCACCTGGATATCACCGGCATTCAGCCTCTGGAGGACGGCATCACGCTGCTCGGTGGACAGGTCCCCGGTCAACGCCTCGACGCGGATATGATATTTGTGCTGCAGGAGGGCTTTAAGCACCTGGCAATGGTGTTTGCGGTCCGACAATACGAGGCTGACGCCCGGTCGGTTTTCCACTTGCACCGCTCGATGCACGTCGGCAACGATCAACCGGTTGCGCTCGTCATGCTGGGTCAGTTCCGACAGCATTTTACTGTATTCACTGACCGGGTCGGCGTACGATGCGAAGGGGGTGGTTCTGAACACCACATCGATATCGAGCAGATGCCCCGCTGCCACCAGGTCCCCGGCCTTGACCTCATGGTGAACGTCGCCCAGGTGGCAGAAGATCAATTTAGAAAGACCGTCGCGGCGCCAGGGCGTAGCTGACAATCCCAGCATATAGTGGGCATCAAAGGCAGTGACCGCTTCGGTAAAGGTCCGGCTCGGGGCGCGGTGACACTCATCCACCACGAGATGACCGATGGCGGGCGCCACATGCTCGGCGCACTTGTAGAGCGACTGAACCATCGCCACGGTGACGGATGCCCCCAACCGCTGTTTTCCCCCACCGATAAACCCGATGTGCTCCGGCGGGATACCCAGATGCATCTCGATTCTCTCGATCCACTGCTTGGCGAGTTCATTGGAATGAACGACGATCAGTGTCGTTTGCCTGCGCCGGGCGATCATCCACAAGGCCATGATGGTCTTGCCACTACCCGTGGGGGCACTCAGGGTACCAAAATCCCTGGCCAGCATGCGGGTAACGGCGAGCTTTTGAAACGGCCGCAACGCACCCTTGAAATCGAAGGCCACCTCATCCACTTTCCGCCTGCGATCATCGATATCCACGGGCTCGTCGTGTTCCCTGGCCAAAAGAATCAACTGCCGCATCAGGCCCCGCGGAACGACCAGACCATTGGGACCCCTGCGCCTGAAAAACTGGAGTGTCTTGGGCACCCCCCTGTTCCAACGGCCCATGCGTTCGTTTTCGACCCACTTGGGATTGAGAAATTGCAGCCTGGAGACCAACTCGGCACGAATCGCCTCCGGCACCGCGGTGAGGTGCAACTGATTGGTGATACGAATGTTCATCCAGAATATTCCGAGGAAAGAAATGAGGACACCTTTTATCACATTTTTCGTGATTCCAATACCCGGTGAACTCGCAAATAGTCGATTTCGGACGGCGCCGTTAATACTTCAGGCGGGCATAGAGGCTTTTCTGAGAGGCCTGACTGGCTTCCTGGAAGGTGTGGATGCCTTGGGCCGCCAGCAGTGGAATCAGGCGCAGGAAAATTTCACCGGTCGCAATGGCGTCTCCGAGGGCGGTATGTCTTCCCATGATACGGATTCCCAATCGTTCGGCAACCGCCTGGAGACTGTGTTTGGGGTGGGCGGGATGGACCACATCAGAAAGCAGCATGGTGTCGAGAATCGGGTTGGTAAAACAGATGTGGGTCTGATTCTCTTTCATCTGCAGCATGCGCATGTCGAAGGCCACGTTATGGCCTACCAGCACGGTGTCCCGGACAAAGGCGTGAAAACGCGGCAGGACCTTGTCGATGGTGGGTTGATTGACCAGCATTTCCGGCCGGATGCCGTGAAATTTAACCGAGGCCCAAGGCAGCGAGCGCCCGGGGTTGACCAGTTGCTCGAATTTCTCGCCTTGCAGCAATCGGCCGTTGACGATGCGAACGGCACCGATGGATATGATTTCATCGCCGCCCTGGGGATCGAGACCGGTCGTTTCCGTATCGAACACTGTGAAGGTCAATTCGGTCAACAGGCGATCGTTAAAATCGGTGAATTGCAGATTGCCCTTGAATAAATCGAAATCATAAAATTCGGGACGCGAATCGGGCAGCACGGTCGTCAATCCATCCACCATGACGATATCCGCACTGTCGAGCATGGGGATCAAAAAGCGCAAACCGGATTTGCCCGGAGCCTGATCCTCGGAAAGAACCCAGAGTTTGGCGCCGTGGACCACCAGCATTTCCGTCAGCGGTATGGTGGTTTCACTCCCCTGAATTTTCGAAACCCCCTGCTTCCATCGCGCGAGGAGGTCCGGATCGATAGCGGTCCCTTCCCAACCCAGGTCGAGGTAGATCCAACTTCCTTTGGCATACAGGACACCATCGATGCAGGTCACATTCACCGTTTGCTGGACATTGGCCAGCACATAGAGCAAGGCACACGTCAAGTGGTGCATGTCCACGCTCACCTGGCCGACCTGATCCACACCCCCGACCGTTTCGAGACGCACTTTCAACTGCAGCACATGCTCGGCACGAAACGCGAGAAATCGCGCCCATTCCATGGCATCGACCGGGGTCAGAGGCAACGGCTGATCCGGCGACCACCGATTGGTGATGTCCTGTCGCGACAACAGGGCCGCGGCCAGGTTGGCTTGTTTGTCCACCAGCTGAATCAGCATTCGGATTTGATCCGACACGCCCTCCGATTCGTCCACGAGCAATTCCGCCGTCGATTTGATCACCGATACGGCCTGGGTCAGCTCATGTTGCCATGAGAGCAATAGGGTGGAAAGCTCCCTCTCCTTTTTCAGTTGCTCCACCTGGTCTTCGATATAGAGAATAAATCCGGATAAATGGTGCTGGCTGTCGAGCACGGGAAGAATCTGGGCCGGTAGCAACGCCTTGGACTGGGTCTCCAGTAAAAATCTTTCGCTGACCGCTGAGTGGCCGAGGGACAGCTTTTCGGCGATGCGGTCGAGGGCCGGGAGAACCAATCCCTTGTCCAGGAAGGTGTACACCGAACGACCGAGTCCGATCAGGCCGATTTCACCCGGTAAAGATTGCGATTCGGCCAACTGGTGCTGTCGGAAGAGGACACTGATTTTTCGATTATAAAAAACAATATGCCCTTCCATATTACAGACCAGAATGCCTTGGGGCAGGTCCTCCAGCATGGCGGCCAGAACGTTTCGTTCGGCTTCGCTGCCGGCTCGCGCCTTTCTCAGTTGTTCCTGGACATTATTACGAAATTCAACCTGTGCGATGGCGTTTTCGTTGATGATGGCCGCCAGACGCATCACATCGTAGCTGCCGTCCACATCGATTTTATGGGAGGGATTGACCGTATAGAGCAATCGGGTCTCATCGGCCAGTTGGTTGACCGGGATAATGTAGAATCGAAATATCCAGTCGAGGAGAAAACCCAGGAATGTAAAAAAAAGAAACAGGATGGTGAACAGGTAAGCAAAATATCTTTTGAAAATTTTGAGGATGAGCGTCTTCTCTTCAGGCGACAATTGCTGCCAGAACAGAACGCTGATGGTCAACAGAACCATGGCCGTCGCCGTCAACGCCACGACAACGAACCACCAGAATTTATTTTGCGTCTTCAAGCCTCTGCCCTCCTCGCCGTTCCCTGGCGCACAAGGTTTCGACGGCCTGAGTGATGCGGTGCAAAGGCAGGACCGGCACGTGCTGTCGGCGCATCGACGCGCTACTGCATGGAAAGAAGCGGCGAGGCGATCATTTCGACGAAAAGATAGGCGATGAACATCAGGACCATGGCCATCACGCCGATCATATAAATGTTGTTGATCTTGTAACGCCGCTGATCGCTGTCATGATAGAAAACGGGTCGGCAGCACTTCTCACACCATGACTTGGCCCGGCTGGACTCGAAGGTGTGGCCGCATTGACAGGTCACCATTTTGGGTACAAGCACAGCCTTCATTTCATTTCTCCTTTGAGTGCCGCCGGCGGCAAAGGGCAGGACACGCTTTGCCACCGGCGGCGTTAGTGGATTCCACCAGGGGTTCTTATCCGAAGAGCCCCCATCCAAACGATGCCGTCCAAAGCACGCAGAAGGCAACGATACCGATCATCCAATAATCTTCCTGTTTCATGGCATGATCCTCCTTGGTAAAAGGTTAGGCTTCTTTGACCACGATCATGGTCTCTTTTTCCGCCCGGTCGATCTGGGTGGCCGTGGTGGTGGCCATCTCGGCCTTGAAGCAAAGCCCCCACATCATGATGATACCCAGGATCCACCAGGCGATCTGCCAGGACCACAGCGGCGGGAAGCCGGCGAACGAGAAGGCGTTGTTGCCGAGAATACAGGCCGGGCCGATGGCGAAGAAGTACCACAGGGGAACGATGATCTTCATGGCGTTGCGCCACTTCTGGCCGGTTTCCGAGGGTGCGTCGATGTCGTCGAGGAAGGCGCGCACCTCCGCCTGGCGCTTGATCGTCTCCTCTTTGTCTTTGATGCCCAGTCCGCGGCACAGGTAGGCCACGACCAGACCGATGAAAGTTCCCCAGAAGGCGCTATGCATGGAGAGCGGGTTGGGCCAGACATAATAGGTCAGGAAGACCGATGCCATGCCGGCCAGCACACCCAGCACCGCGCCGACGCTGGGGAAACGGAACCCCCAGATCACGCCCATGAGGAGCACGTACATGACGAAGCCGAAGGCTGTGGCCAGGGCTCCCAGAATAACCAGCGCGGCCTTGGAGTTGAGCCCCACGACCAGAGCTGCAACGGTCACCAGGGTGGCCAGCAGCCGGTTCATCCAGATCTGCTCGGCATGTCCGGCCTTCTCGTGGCGGATGTACTTATAGTAGATGTCGCGCAGCAGAATGGACCCGCCAGTGCCGATGTAAGGCGCGGCCGTGGAGTGAATGGCGGCGATGGCGCCCATAAAGACCAACCCCAACGCAAGCCCAGGCAGGTACTTGGTCATCAGGAGCGGCACCACATCCGAATCCTTGGCGAATTGCATGATCCCCTTAACTTCCATGATCTTGGCACCCATGCCCTGGAAAGCGGTGAAGAAGAACAGGGCGAAGCCGACCACGAAGGTGGACATGAAGGCCTGCTGCCAGGCCAAGGGTTTGGGCGACTTGATGCCGAAGGTCCACATGGTGAAGGCCGGCGACGACTGGATGCCCATCAGGGCGAACATGTAGGTCAGCACCATAACACCAGTCCAGGCGACCTCACCCTTGGCACCGCCCAGCCCGAAGTTGATGACGCGCGGCACTTCGAGTTGTCTGGCCGGCAATTCGGCGACACGTGCCGAAAATTCGGTCCAGCCGGTCCAGGCATCGGGGGGCGCGATCATGTAGGCGCCCAGGAGAATGATGCCGCCGACCAGCAGGATGAACTGGATGACGCCGACCCAGGTACTGGCCTTGAGGCCGCCGGTACACACGTAGAACCAGACGATGAAGGCCATGAAGATGGCGCCGAAGGTGACCGGCACGCCGGCGACGTAGTGAAACAGTGCCGCCGAGGCCATCAGTTGCACCGCGGAGTAGAACATGGAATAGAGAAATGCGGTGAAGACTACCAGAAAACGGATGGCTTCCGAGTTGAAGTAGTAGGCGTACATGTCGCCCGGTGTGATGAAGCCGTAACGTTTGCCCAGCAACCACGTTCTCTTGGAGAAGAAGGTGCCGGTGATCGGAATGGTCAATACGTAGAACGAGGCAAATGCATACGACAAACCGTCGCGCCAGATCAGTCCCGGATGGCCGATGAAGGTCCACCCGCTGAACGACGCGGCCGTAGCAGCCATTAGGAAGGCGAAAAATGGAATCGAACGCCCGGCGATGGCATAGCCCGAAGATGTTTTTTCAGTAAAATAACCTTTTAACCCCCAATAAAAGCAATAGATGATGTAAACTCCCAAAAAGATATAGACCCATGTGGTGTTATGCATGGTCCTTTCCTCCTGTGCCCGGAATCAAGAGTCCGACCGACCGTCCAAGGCGGTCAGCCACCATTGTTCGGCCCCTCCCCCATCGATCACCCCCCTTCACTCGCTTGCAATGTGTTTTTGAAAACATCGTTCCCTGCCTTTCCATGAGCTTCAGCAAGGTTGCCCCTCGGTTCCGGCTGCCGCCCGACTTGCTGCAGGCGGCAGCCCCTCAAACGCACCCTGTTCGCTTTTACTTCACCATTTGCTGGATCTCTTCGACCACGTCCGGATTGGCCAGGGTGGTCACGTCGCCCACATCTTTCCGGTTGGAGATGGCCCCGAGCACACGCCGCATGATCTTACCCGATCGGGTCTTGGGCATGTCGCGCACGATCCAGACCTTGCGAGGCTTGGCGATCTTTCCGATTTCGTTGCATATCGCATCGGAAATCTTCTTGGCCAGAGCGTCGGATGCACTAAAGCCCGGTTTCAATGCAATATAGAGGTCGGGTTCGCGCCCCTTGATCTCGTGAGCCACCGGCACCACGGCCGCCTCCGCGACTTCCGGCACCACCAATGCCGCCGATTCGATCTCCTTGGTACCGAGACGGTGGCCGGAAACATTGATGACGTCGTCGATGCGGCCCAGGATGCGGTAGTAGCCGTCCTTGGCCTCGACCGCCGCGTCACCGGTCAGATA
This Desulfatitalea tepidiphila DNA region includes the following protein-coding sequences:
- a CDS encoding YhdH/YhfP family quinone oxidoreductase, giving the protein MSQTLFRAMVVEETADHRYTSSIQSRAVSDLPKGEVLIKVHYSSLNYKDALSANGNKGVTRRYPHTPGIDAAGEVADSTSDDFAIGEPVLVTGYDLGMNTSGGLAEYIRVPASWVVRLPEGMTLKQSMIYGTAGFTAALSLLKLEESGITPQSGDILVTGASGGVGSLAVGILATAGYSVVAASGKAAAADLLTRMGAKEILGRSSVIDTSGKPLLRTRFAGAIDTVGGDILSFALRSVQYGGAVTCCGNVASPELHLTVYPFILRSISLFGIDSAECPMPLRKAVWERLAGDWHLSALDNLTTEITLEAVPEHFDAMLKGQHMGRCVVKFQP
- a CDS encoding MalY/PatB family protein; the encoded protein is MFDFETVIDRSNSDSHKWQKYSGRDVIPMWVADMDFPSPPAIVDALRRRIDHAIFGYGSPSPQLKEAVIAYLHESYSWDVSGDWIVWLPGLVTGLNVACRSWGRPGAGIMTALPVYPPFLTAPGLAGKRLRTTRLSFEDQHWQFDWDALQNTIDARTAMFLLCSPHNPTGRVWTRAELETLSAMCLKSGMVICSDEIHCDLVLEPGCRHIPTATIDPEVADRTITLMAPSKTYNIPGLGCAFAIVSNPKLRMRFKRAMAGIVPHVNVLGFVAAQAAYQHGKPWLAAVIDYLRRNRDQVVDRVRQWPGVTMGPVEATYLAWMDMRALGGKNVAERFEEAGVGLSDGAAFGAPGFVRLNFGCSRNLLVEALARMTRAIEKWDIPCSAIDSNFD
- a CDS encoding radical SAM protein, whose translation is MSQPAYIQLGDDNLRAKAQKAAQAMSCCTLCPRECRVNRNEGETGFCRTGKLALVSSYNAHFGEEAPLVGQNGSGTIFFTHCNLRCNFCQNFEISHLGQGVEVTGRQLADIMLHLQEEGCHNINFVTPSHVVPQILAATLLAARNGLSIPLVYNTGGYDKVETLALLDGVIDIYMPDFKFWDNAVAEKTCQAPDYREVACAALREMYRQVGDLEMDENNLARRGLLVRHLVLPGGLAGTREVMRFIAQEISKRTYVNIMPQYRPCGLAGQVAELARSLSPNTFRAAVQAAIEEGVTRLDNRRPIFFKK
- a CDS encoding peptidylprolyl isomerase; its protein translation is MTAIIKWLMAIVLLTITTADAQTETPRVRMETSKGAIVIALDPQAAPKTVANFLAYVESGFYDNTIFHRVIKGFMIQGGGFEADMRQKRTQAAIVNEADNRLKNLAGTIAMARTSAPHSATSQFFINTVDNAFLDFKRKTNREYGYCVFGRVVEGMEVVKAIENVATAMRGGHRDVPVEPVIIQKTALVTQQLQPSQPEEPTQKKE
- a CDS encoding DEAD/DEAH box helicase gives rise to the protein MNIRITNQLHLTAVPEAIRAELVSRLQFLNPKWVENERMGRWNRGVPKTLQFFRRRGPNGLVVPRGLMRQLILLAREHDEPVDIDDRRRKVDEVAFDFKGALRPFQKLAVTRMLARDFGTLSAPTGSGKTIMALWMIARRRQTTLIVVHSNELAKQWIERIEMHLGIPPEHIGFIGGGKQRLGASVTVAMVQSLYKCAEHVAPAIGHLVVDECHRAPSRTFTEAVTAFDAHYMLGLSATPWRRDGLSKLIFCHLGDVHHEVKAGDLVAAGHLLDIDVVFRTTPFASYADPVSEYSKMLSELTQHDERNRLIVADVHRAVQVENRPGVSLVLSDRKHHCQVLKALLQHKYHIRVEALTGDLSTEQRDAVLQRLNAGDIQVLVATGQLIGEGFDCPRLSTLFLATPVRFSGRIIQYLGRVLRPSEGVERAKVYDYVDGQVAPLKAAALARQKIYSKMQRSGKIDWEIDAG